A genomic stretch from Marinimicrobium sp. C6131 includes:
- the rep gene encoding DNA helicase Rep codes for MPKLNPRQREAVHYIDGPCLVLAGAGSGKTSVITRKIAYLIEQCDLPARHIAALTFTNKAAREMKERVSSLVKGSAAKGLTVSTFHNLGLNIIRREYKALGFKPGFSIFDAEDARALLKELLLKDGELDSDHLNRVQHQISNWKNDLTDPAEVLAMAQSPGEQTIARVYERYNQALKAYNAVDFDDLILIPVRLFQDHPDILARWQRKIRYLLVDEYQDTNSSQYLLVKLIVGVRGSLTVVGDDDQSIYAWRGARPENMSLLKQDFPALNVIKLEQNYRSTSRILKVANHLIAHNPHEFDKALWSEMGMGDPIRVIRCANEEAEAERVATEILTSRLRYQRKFRDYAVLYRGNHQARLLEIKLQQHQIPYKISGGSSFFSKTEIKDVMAYLRLLVNPDDDNAFLRVINTPRRQIGTSTLETLGRYATERHIGLFSAVNELGLESQLNDKALERLRRFVHWMEGIHQRSHGDNPIGAIREMLEDMDYEAWLHQNASTPKAAERRWENVQYLVESLGKTLEPGDDDDETTIKEAIAKLVLRDLLERQEEEDELDQVQLLTLHASKGLEFPHVFMVGLEEDLLPHRNSIEDGNIEEERRLTYVGITRAQKTLTMTLAHKRKQFGEIFETTPSRFLEELPPEDVESEGFGELSPEKNVAKGEETLSSLLGMFD; via the coding sequence GTGCCCAAGCTCAACCCCCGTCAGAGAGAAGCCGTACACTATATTGATGGCCCCTGTCTGGTACTGGCCGGGGCGGGCAGTGGCAAAACCAGTGTGATCACCCGCAAGATCGCCTACCTGATCGAGCAGTGCGACCTGCCGGCCCGCCACATCGCCGCCCTGACCTTTACCAACAAGGCCGCCCGGGAAATGAAGGAGCGGGTCAGCTCGCTGGTCAAAGGCAGCGCCGCGAAGGGGTTGACCGTCTCCACGTTCCATAATTTGGGCCTGAATATCATTCGTCGGGAGTATAAAGCCCTGGGGTTTAAACCCGGATTTTCGATATTCGACGCCGAAGATGCCCGGGCCCTGCTCAAGGAGCTGTTGCTCAAAGACGGTGAATTGGACAGCGATCACCTCAACCGGGTTCAGCATCAGATTTCCAACTGGAAGAACGACCTGACCGATCCGGCCGAGGTATTGGCCATGGCCCAGAGCCCGGGCGAGCAGACCATCGCCCGGGTTTACGAGCGCTACAACCAGGCGCTCAAGGCCTACAACGCCGTGGATTTCGACGACCTGATCCTGATTCCGGTGCGTCTGTTCCAGGACCACCCGGACATCCTCGCCCGCTGGCAGCGCAAGATCCGCTACTTGCTGGTGGACGAATACCAGGACACCAACTCCAGCCAGTACCTGCTGGTCAAGTTGATTGTGGGTGTGCGCGGCTCGCTCACCGTGGTAGGGGACGACGACCAGTCGATCTACGCCTGGCGCGGCGCCCGGCCGGAGAACATGAGCCTGCTCAAGCAGGACTTCCCGGCCCTGAATGTGATCAAGCTGGAACAGAACTACCGCTCCACCAGCCGCATCCTGAAAGTGGCCAACCACCTGATTGCCCACAACCCCCACGAATTCGACAAGGCACTGTGGAGTGAAATGGGGATGGGGGATCCGATCCGGGTGATCCGCTGTGCCAATGAAGAGGCGGAAGCCGAGCGGGTGGCCACCGAAATTCTCACCAGTCGGCTGCGCTACCAGCGCAAGTTCCGCGACTACGCGGTGCTGTACCGGGGCAACCACCAGGCCCGGCTGCTGGAAATCAAACTGCAGCAACATCAGATTCCCTACAAAATCAGCGGTGGCTCGTCCTTCTTCTCCAAAACGGAAATCAAGGATGTGATGGCCTATTTGCGCCTGCTGGTCAATCCGGATGATGACAACGCCTTTTTGCGGGTGATCAACACCCCCCGTCGCCAGATCGGCACCAGCACCCTGGAAACCCTCGGGCGCTACGCCACCGAGCGCCACATCGGGTTGTTCAGCGCAGTGAATGAGCTGGGCCTGGAAAGTCAGCTCAACGACAAGGCGCTGGAGCGGTTGCGCCGGTTTGTGCACTGGATGGAAGGCATTCATCAGCGTTCCCACGGGGATAACCCCATCGGTGCCATCCGGGAAATGCTCGAAGACATGGATTACGAAGCCTGGCTGCACCAGAACGCCAGTACCCCCAAGGCCGCCGAGCGGCGTTGGGAAAACGTCCAGTATCTGGTCGAGTCTCTGGGCAAAACCCTGGAGCCGGGCGATGACGACGATGAGACCACCATCAAGGAAGCCATCGCCAAGCTGGTGTTGCGGGACCTGCTCGAGCGCCAGGAAGAAGAGGACGAACTCGACCAGGTGCAACTGCTCACCCTCCACGCGTCCAAGGGGCTGGAGTTTCCGCACGTGTTCATGGTGGGTCTGGAGGAAGACCTGCTGCCGCACCGGAACAGTATTGAAGATGGCAATATCGAGGAAGAGCGACGCCTGACCTATGTCGGCATCACCCGCGCCCAGAAAACCCTGACCATGACGCTGGCCCACAAGCGCAAGCAGTTCGGGGAAATCTTTGAAACCACACCCAGCCGGTTTCTGGAGGAATTACCGCCGGAGGATGTGGAGAGCGAAGGATTCGGTGAGCTCAGCCCGGAGAAGAATGTCGCCAAGGGCGAAGAGACGCTGAGCAGCTTGTTGGGGATGTTTGATTGA
- a CDS encoding c-type cytochrome, producing MSLVKKRIGLLLAVSLGLLSALAVAQSNNVTKQIESRLAPVGKVCMAGDDCAAAPVASASSGEPRSGEEIYGSACATCHDAGVSGAPVLGSADDWASRIEKGSETLYDHAINGFNAMPAMGLCSDCSDEEIQATVDYMVEESS from the coding sequence GTGAGTCTAGTGAAGAAACGCATCGGCCTGTTGTTGGCTGTCAGTCTGGGTCTGCTCTCCGCTCTGGCGGTGGCTCAGTCCAATAACGTGACCAAACAAATCGAAAGCCGCCTGGCCCCGGTGGGTAAGGTGTGTATGGCCGGTGACGACTGCGCGGCAGCGCCCGTGGCCAGTGCCAGCAGTGGCGAACCGCGCTCCGGTGAAGAAATTTACGGCTCGGCCTGCGCCACCTGCCATGACGCCGGCGTGTCCGGTGCGCCAGTGCTGGGCTCTGCCGATGATTGGGCCAGCCGCATTGAGAAGGGCTCCGAAACACTGTACGACCACGCCATCAACGGTTTCAATGCCATGCCGGCCATGGGCTTGTGCAGCGATTGCTCTGACGAAGAGATTCAGGCGACCGTCGATTACATGGTTGAAGAAAGCAGTTAA